Part of the Bacillota bacterium genome is shown below.
GAAGGCCGGCGGATACTTTGGACCGTCAAGAGACAGAATACCGTACCGGCAGTTCCCGATGATCGGAGGTTTGTGAGAGCCGGAGTGGAACAAAGAGCTGTGATGGCGGTCCAGATAGATCACAGGTCCACCCACGCCCCGGAGGTTCAGGAGATCCTTACCAGGTTCGGCTGCCTGATCGAGGCGAGGCTCGGCCTCAACCGAGGTTGCGAGGACAGGGGGTTGATCCTCCTTGAGCTTTCCGGGGACAGCTCCGACATTGCTCAGCTCAGCCAGAGCCTGTCCGGTGTCGAATCTGTGTCGGTCAAGACCATGGTTCTGGACTAGGGAGCTTCAGACCTGCGCACGCTGAGTGGCCTGAATGAGACCGGCCAGATTCTGCCGTTGTAAGTCATCGGTTCTTGTGGTAAAGTTGCATATAGTACGTGTCCCACCAAATAAACGGGTCCAGAGAGGCCCGATTTGAGGAGGCAAACAGATGAGAACCGGCACCAAGGCCGTGCTGTCCGTCCAGCACGCAATCGCCATGTTCGGCGCCACAGTCCTTGTCCCTTACCTTACCGGCCTCAACCCCAGCACCGCCCTTCTCACCGCAGGCATCGGAACTCTCCTCTTCCACTTCGTCACCGGAATGAAAGTCCCCATCTTTCTGGGCTCGTCATTTGCATTCATCCCGGTGATCCAGATGGTCTCCAAGGAGTTCGGAATGGCTTATGCGCTCGGCGGCATAGTTGCAGCCGGACTAGTCTACGTGGTCGTCGCGCTCATTGTGAGGTTCGCAGGACATAGGTTCTTCCGGATCCTCTTCCCACCGGTGGTCACAGGGAGTGTCATCATGGTCATCGGTCTGACCCTATCCCCCGTAGCTATCGATATGGCCTCACAGAACTGGACAATAGCCATGGTGGTCTTCCTCATCGCCGCCCTGACTTCCCTCGCTTTTAGGGGATTCTTGCAGATGCTTCCGATCCTGATTGCGGTCTCCGCTGGGTACGTCATATCCCTCGTGGCTGGTATTGTGGATTTCACCCCAGTCGCCTCAGCCGCCTGGATCGGTGTGCCGGCTCTCACCTTACCGGCGTTTCGGTGGGAAGCCATTGCCATCATCGCGCCTGTAGCCGTGGTTACCCTGATCGAGCATTGGGGTGACATCAATGCCAACGGGGCTGTGGTTGGCAAGGACTTCGTGAAGGATCCCGGCCTATGGAGAACCATCCTTGGTGACGGCCTTGCGACGTCCCTCGCCGGGTGCCTGGGTGGCCCTGCGAACACGACTTACAGCGAGAACACTGCGACGCTCAGCCTCACGCGGGTCTACGACCCCGCAATCCTGCGCGGAGCGGCAGTCTTCGCACTCGCACTGGCCTTTCTTGGGAAGGTGGGAGGCGTAATCCAGAGCATTCCCGTCCCCGTCATGGGCGGAATCAGCATACTCCTTTTCGGGATGATCGCCTCGGTCGGCGTGTCCACGCTATTCAGAGGGGCAGACATGAATGTCACCCGAAACAGGATCATCGCTGCTGCGGTCCTGGTGTTTGGCCTGTCCTCGGTGATCGTCCCGATCGGGCCGTTCAAGTTCGCCGGCATGAGTCTTGCGACGTTGCTCGGGGCCGGCCTCAACCTGATCCTGCCTCGGGAGGTTGAACTCGAGGAGTCCGTGCCTTCGGACAAGGTCGATCGCGTTCATGCGCCTGCGAAGGCGTAGCCGGCGCCAAATGCGCAACCGTCCCGGACGCCGTGGGCACAGACCATGGCGTCCGGTTCTTGTTGTCGTCTGCGCGGGGTTGGGGCAGCTACACCGCCATTCTCTCCTTGAGTTGCTGGATCTTAACCCTCAGTCTGAGCATTCCCTTAGTATGCAGTTGAGACACCCTGGACTCAGAAACCCCTAGTATGCTTGCGATCTCTCGGATCGTCAGCTCGTCGTAGTAGTAGAGTGTGATCACAAGTTTCTCCCTTTCCGGAAGGGCATCAATTGCGCGCGCAAGAACGTCCCTGAGTTCGGAGACCTCGAAGACCATCTCTGGGTCAGGACTCGCCGAGTCCCGCACGAAATCCATCATGGTGGCGAAGTTGTTATCCTCGTCAACACAGATCAGCTCATCCAAGGACAGGTATGAGGCTTTGCTTATCTCGGAGATCCACTCGTGGTAGGTTTCGATGTCCAGGTGAAGCTCGGCGGCCACGTCCTCGTCTCTCACCTGCCTGCCCAGCTTGAACTCCGCGGCGTTAATCGCCCTCTCGATATCCCTCGCTTTCTGCCTGACGGATCGGGGGACCCAGTCCATGCTTCTCAAGTGGTCGATTATGGCGCCCCTGATTCGTGTCATGGCGTAAGTCTCGAACTTGACCCCGCGGTCTATATCATAACGTTCCACCGCGTCTATCAATCCTAAGATGCCGTAGCCGACGAGATCATCCGAGTCTACGCCGGGGAGTGACGCCTGGGGCATTCGGCCCACGATATAGCGGACCAGCCCAACGTATTGCATAATCAGTCTCTCCCTGAGTTCAGGATCCCTAGTCGCCGCGTAAGTCTTCCAGAGGCCCAAAGGGCTTTCCATCTCGGATCCCTCCCGCCGGTTGAGTTACCGTTGCCGCCGGCTATTCTTAATGAGCATTCGCTGCCTTGCGAAGACGAATCTCACTACCATCGTGCGCTGGCCCTCGGTTATGCGTGTGAATCTGACACCAGCACACGTTCCGGGCTTCTTGCCCAGTTCGGCCGCTTCGACCCTCACGATTTCTCCTTCTATCTCAACAGGCTCCGAGTCAGCGTCCAGGGGGATAAGAATCTTGACGCGCGTGCCGGGCGCGAGCTCTGCCGCCCGGCTGCCGAGGTAGAGCGCGAGTCCCCCGCCACTGATATCCCGTGTCACTGCTTTTTTCCAGGTCAGGCTGTCTTCAGGTTCATCAGTGGGCACAGCGTAATTGATATACATGTACGCCTCCACTCTGACGTGCTCACGGCGCTGCTCCCGCCGGTTGAACCTGGGCTCAGAGATCTCGAGGAGTCTGACCCTGTCATGGACTTCGCTCACCACCTCTGAGTCGTAGTAGTAGACCGCCCCCCGGTCCGGATATCCCAACTCAACCTCATCGCCTGGACTGAGCACTGACCTGTAGTCGTCAGTCAGGGGAGCGTAGATCATCGCGCCATGAGGTAGTACCCGCTCCACCTTAGTCTTGAACCTTGGGGCTCCTTCCAGGGATTTGTTCCTCACGGTTATCCGCGCATCCGCGGCGATGGCTGGAGCGTGCATCGAAATCCCCCCATCGAGCCCGCCTTGCCCGGCTTCACGTCCGTCGACATCACGGCCATCGGCCGGGAACTAAAGGAGATAGTCCGGTTCGGTAACTCCGAGAAGTCTCCTGACGAAGGTCGAGAGCCCAGGGTCCTCGCCCGGCGGTTTGGGAATGCCCCGCAGCCTGCGAGCGATAGCGAGCATGGCCGCCGACGCTGGACAATACGGGAAGGCCAGTGCGAAGATCTGACGCTGTTTCACCGCTTTCGGGACTGCAGGATCGATCGGCAGGTAGCCGAGGGCATCCACGTTGAAGCTCAGAAACCTATTGGAGAGAAGGCTCAGCTGGTCCGCCACGTGCTGGGCTTCCTCCCTGCTCGAGCACTGGTTGACCACGAGACGGACGGTGGTGTCAGGCTTCTCCCTGGAGATGACCTTTATCATGGCATAGGCGTCGGCCATTGCTGTGGGCTCGGGCGCAGTAATGACCACGACTTCCCTCGTGGCCAGGACGAAGTCCATGACGTTCCTGGACAGCCCAGCCCCAGTGTCCACCACCAGGATGTCTCTCCCCTGTACGACATCGGTCAGGGATGAGATCAATGCCTGGCGGGCGGACTGATCCAGGTCTGCTATCTCCCTGAGTCCGGAGCCCCCAGGGATGATCTCCACGTCCCGCGGACCCCTGACCACGATCTCTCTCAACGAGAGAGTCCCGTTGATCACATGGTGCAGGTTATGCCTGGGAGATATCCCGAGAATCACGTCGACATTGGCGAGGCCCATGTCAGCGTCGAGTATGGTGACTCTAGCCCCGAGGTCCGACAGTACCACAGCGAGGTTGATGACGAAATTCGTTTTTCCGACCCCACCCTTGCCGCTGGTAACGGCTATGACCCTGGTCCCACCAGGCGCCGGGCTTACGGCGCGCCTCACGGGCTTCTCCGTGGGTAAGCTCCCCATCCCTCTCAGGACTTCAGCCTGGTCCAACATCTCACACTTCCCCCTCCATGGGTTGATTGATCCAAGCACTCCGGTGCCTGCTGTCTCCGCTCCACCGCCCCATCACCATCTCGGCAAGGCGATCGCAGGTTGCCGCCTCTATGTCCTCTGGCACATTCTGGCCGGTGGTGAAGTACGAGAGGGGCTTGCCGGACCGCGCGGTCACATTGAAGGCCGCGCCAAAGTTTGCACTCTCATCCAGCTTCGTCAGTACGATTCGATCGAACCCCACTACTCCAAACCTGTCCACAAGCCTTTCCAGGTCTCCCCTCCTAGTTGTCGCGGAGAGCACCAGGTGCACCTCCTCCGCGGATGCCGCGTCCATCAGGTTCTTCAGATCGTACATCCTTCCCAGGTTGTTTGGGCTCCGCCCGGCCGTGTCGATCAGTATCACTTCGAAGTCAGTTCCTCGCCTGAGTGCATCCTGCATATCCCGGGCGCCTGGAGCCACATCCAGAGGAACCCCTATGATCTCCGCGTACACACGGATCTGTTCGACCGCGGCGATTCTATAGGTATCCGAGGTTATCAGCGCGACCCTTGCTCGCTGCACCAATGAGAAATGCGCAGCCAGTTTTGCTATGGTGGTCGTCTTGCCTACTCCGGTCGGTCCAACGAACCCTACGACCTTCCTTCGCCCAGGTACGACCCTCGTTGGCCCTGCCAGTGGGACCAGGGACGCAAGCTCCAGGGAGGCCTTCCTTCGGAACTCCGCATCGTTACGGGGTTCCGGCCGGACCAGTAGCCCAACCCTCTCCGCGAGGGACAGTGCGGCATCCTCCGAGATGTCCTGCGCCACCAACATGGCATATATCTCCGCGACTCTCGGCGACAGGGGTCTCTCGTCTGCATGTCCCCGGGTGACCCGCCCAAGGCCGGCGAGCTCC
Proteins encoded:
- a CDS encoding NCS2 family nucleobase:cation symporter, encoding MRTGTKAVLSVQHAIAMFGATVLVPYLTGLNPSTALLTAGIGTLLFHFVTGMKVPIFLGSSFAFIPVIQMVSKEFGMAYALGGIVAAGLVYVVVALIVRFAGHRFFRILFPPVVTGSVIMVIGLTLSPVAIDMASQNWTIAMVVFLIAALTSLAFRGFLQMLPILIAVSAGYVISLVAGIVDFTPVASAAWIGVPALTLPAFRWEAIAIIAPVAVVTLIEHWGDINANGAVVGKDFVKDPGLWRTILGDGLATSLAGCLGGPANTTYSENTATLSLTRVYDPAILRGAAVFALALAFLGKVGGVIQSIPVPVMGGISILLFGMIASVGVSTLFRGADMNVTRNRIIAAAVLVFGLSSVIVPIGPFKFAGMSLATLLGAGLNLILPREVELEESVPSDKVDRVHAPAKA
- a CDS encoding FliA/WhiG family RNA polymerase sigma factor yields the protein MESPLGLWKTYAATRDPELRERLIMQYVGLVRYIVGRMPQASLPGVDSDDLVGYGILGLIDAVERYDIDRGVKFETYAMTRIRGAIIDHLRSMDWVPRSVRQKARDIERAINAAEFKLGRQVRDEDVAAELHLDIETYHEWISEISKASYLSLDELICVDEDNNFATMMDFVRDSASPDPEMVFEVSELRDVLARAIDALPEREKLVITLYYYDELTIREIASILGVSESRVSQLHTKGMLRLRVKIQQLKERMAV
- a CDS encoding PilZ domain-containing protein, which encodes MHAPAIAADARITVRNKSLEGAPRFKTKVERVLPHGAMIYAPLTDDYRSVLSPGDEVELGYPDRGAVYYYDSEVVSEVHDRVRLLEISEPRFNRREQRREHVRVEAYMYINYAVPTDEPEDSLTWKKAVTRDISGGGLALYLGSRAAELAPGTRVKILIPLDADSEPVEIEGEIVRVEAAELGKKPGTCAGVRFTRITEGQRTMVVRFVFARQRMLIKNSRRQR
- a CDS encoding MinD/ParA family protein, which produces MLDQAEVLRGMGSLPTEKPVRRAVSPAPGGTRVIAVTSGKGGVGKTNFVINLAVVLSDLGARVTILDADMGLANVDVILGISPRHNLHHVINGTLSLREIVVRGPRDVEIIPGGSGLREIADLDQSARQALISSLTDVVQGRDILVVDTGAGLSRNVMDFVLATREVVVITAPEPTAMADAYAMIKVISREKPDTTVRLVVNQCSSREEAQHVADQLSLLSNRFLSFNVDALGYLPIDPAVPKAVKQRQIFALAFPYCPASAAMLAIARRLRGIPKPPGEDPGLSTFVRRLLGVTEPDYLL
- a CDS encoding flagellar GTP-binding protein, with amino-acid sequence MKEALDLVRLDLGPDAVILEARKHQARGFARLLGLAGLLRKPRVQVTAAVDIGVQEPDFRATLLERELAGLGRVTRGHADERPLSPRVAEIYAMLVAQDISEDAALSLAERVGLLVRPEPRNDAEFRRKASLELASLVPLAGPTRVVPGRRKVVGFVGPTGVGKTTTIAKLAAHFSLVQRARVALITSDTYRIAAVEQIRVYAEIIGVPLDVAPGARDMQDALRRGTDFEVILIDTAGRSPNNLGRMYDLKNLMDAASAEEVHLVLSATTRRGDLERLVDRFGVVGFDRIVLTKLDESANFGAAFNVTARSGKPLSYFTTGQNVPEDIEAATCDRLAEMVMGRWSGDSRHRSAWINQPMEGEV